In the genome of Mesorhizobium shangrilense, one region contains:
- a CDS encoding MFS transporter codes for MPLALYALAAGAFGIGVTEFVIMGLLLDVSKDLGVSISAAGQLISGYALGVVIGAPLLTIATGNWPRKTVLLALMAIFTLGNLACALAPDYWTLMGARIITAFAHGTFFGVGSVVATGLVAPNRKASAIALMFTGLTIANILGVPFGTWLGQAFGWRATFWAVTVVGLAAFAVISALVPRSQTASEKSDLRADLAVLRRTPVLLGLATTVLGYAGVFAVFTYIAPLLTEISGFKEAAVSPILLVFGGGLIAGNLAGGKVADRWLVPAVLGSLIVLAVVLATMTFAIHSQVMAVIYVGLLGAAAFATVAPLQMWVLEKAQGAGQSLASSFNIAAFNLGNAAGAWLGGAVIAHGLGLGALTWVAALLPLAALGVAGLALRLDRTATLGAPAPIRS; via the coding sequence ATGCCTCTTGCTCTTTATGCCCTCGCCGCCGGTGCCTTCGGCATCGGCGTCACCGAATTCGTCATCATGGGTCTGCTGCTTGATGTCAGCAAGGATCTCGGCGTCTCGATCTCGGCAGCCGGCCAGTTGATTTCCGGGTATGCGCTGGGCGTCGTCATCGGCGCGCCGCTGCTGACCATCGCCACCGGCAACTGGCCGCGCAAGACCGTGCTTCTGGCGCTGATGGCGATCTTCACGCTTGGCAATCTCGCCTGCGCGCTGGCCCCCGACTACTGGACGCTGATGGGCGCCCGAATCATCACCGCCTTCGCCCACGGTACCTTCTTCGGCGTCGGCTCGGTGGTCGCCACGGGCCTGGTCGCGCCCAACAGGAAAGCGTCGGCGATCGCGCTCATGTTCACCGGCCTGACCATCGCCAACATCCTCGGCGTTCCCTTCGGCACCTGGCTCGGCCAGGCCTTCGGCTGGCGCGCGACCTTCTGGGCGGTAACCGTGGTCGGCCTGGCGGCCTTCGCGGTCATATCGGCTCTGGTGCCACGTAGCCAGACGGCCTCTGAAAAGAGCGACCTGCGCGCCGATCTCGCCGTGCTGCGCCGCACGCCGGTCCTGCTCGGTCTTGCCACCACCGTGCTCGGCTATGCCGGCGTCTTCGCCGTCTTCACCTACATCGCACCGTTGCTGACCGAGATCAGCGGCTTCAAGGAAGCGGCGGTGTCCCCGATCCTGCTCGTCTTCGGTGGCGGTCTCATCGCCGGCAACCTCGCCGGCGGCAAGGTCGCCGATCGCTGGCTGGTACCAGCCGTGCTGGGCAGCCTTATCGTGCTGGCCGTGGTGCTCGCAACCATGACCTTCGCCATCCACAGCCAGGTCATGGCCGTGATCTATGTCGGCCTGCTTGGTGCTGCTGCCTTCGCCACCGTGGCGCCGCTGCAGATGTGGGTGCTCGAGAAGGCTCAAGGGGCCGGCCAGAGCCTCGCCTCGTCCTTCAACATCGCCGCCTTCAATCTCGGCAATGCCGCCGGCGCCTGGCTTGGCGGCGCGGTCATCGCCCACGGCCTCGGCCTCGGTGCGCTCACCTGGGTCGCGGCTCTCCTGCCGCTCGCGGCGCTGGGCGTGGCGGGGCTGGCGCTGCGCCTCGATCGCACCGCCACGCTCGGCGCGCCCGCCCCTATCCGGTCGTGA
- the leuS gene encoding leucine--tRNA ligase: MATERYNPRTSEPKWQKAWDARKLFEADNNDPRPKYYVLEMFPYPSGNIHIGHTRNYTMGDVVARYKRAKGFNVLHPMGWDAFGMPAENAAMQNKVHPKEWTYRNIAAMREQLKVMGLSLDWAREFATCDVEYYHRQQMLFLDFVEKGLVTRKSSKVNWDPEDMTVLANEQVIDGRGWRSGALVEQRELTQWFFKITDFADDLLDSLDGLDEWPEKVKLMQQNWIGRSEGLLVRWPLASDVAGEHELEVYTTRPDTIFGASFMAIAADHPLARKAAENNPALAKFIEEVRHMGTSVAALETAEKKGFDTGIRVVHPFDDSWTLPVYVANFVLMEYGTGAIFGCPAHDQRDLDFANKYGLSVVPVVMPEGENQATFQIIDVAYGDDGAMINSRFLDEMKPSQAFDEVARLLEQKTIGNRPMAERKVNFRLRDWGISRQRYWGCPIPMIHCEDCGVVPVPKADLPVKLPDDVEFDRPGNPLDRHPTWRHVKCPRCGKDARRETDTMDTFVDSSWYFARFTAPWAHEPTDPKAANEWLPVDQYIGGIEHAILHLLYSRFFTRAMRETGHVDLAEPFKGLFTQGMVVHETYRVGGASNGRWLAPSEVRLEDAEGKRRAIEIATGDAVEIGPLEKMSKSKKNTVSPEEITDGYGADTARWFMLSDSPPERDVEWTDDGAAGAHRFMQRIWRLVSTAAESLAGIRPAAAREGEAGVVSKAAHKMLKAVGEDIEKLAFNRAIARVYELANALTTPLNEVAEGKADAALKGACREAVDILVHLVAPVMPHLAEECWHTLGGTDLVAERPWPIYDPSLIVDSEIVLPVQVNGKKRGDLTIARDADQGAVEKAVLALDFVQKALEGKAPRKVIIVPQRIVNVVA, encoded by the coding sequence ATGGCAACCGAACGATACAATCCGCGCACATCAGAGCCCAAATGGCAGAAGGCCTGGGACGCCAGGAAGCTGTTCGAGGCGGATAACAACGATCCGCGCCCGAAATACTACGTGCTGGAGATGTTCCCCTATCCGTCTGGGAATATCCATATCGGCCACACCCGCAACTACACGATGGGCGACGTGGTGGCGCGCTACAAGCGGGCCAAGGGGTTCAACGTGCTGCACCCGATGGGCTGGGACGCCTTCGGCATGCCGGCCGAAAATGCCGCCATGCAGAACAAGGTCCATCCCAAGGAATGGACCTACCGGAACATCGCCGCCATGCGCGAGCAGCTCAAGGTCATGGGCCTGTCGCTGGACTGGGCGCGCGAATTCGCCACCTGCGATGTCGAGTATTACCACCGCCAGCAGATGCTGTTCCTCGACTTCGTCGAGAAAGGGCTGGTGACGCGCAAATCCTCCAAGGTCAACTGGGACCCGGAGGACATGACCGTGCTCGCCAACGAGCAGGTCATCGACGGCCGCGGCTGGCGCTCCGGCGCGCTGGTCGAACAGCGTGAGCTGACGCAGTGGTTCTTCAAGATCACCGATTTCGCTGATGACCTGCTGGACTCGCTCGACGGCCTCGACGAATGGCCCGAAAAAGTGAAGCTGATGCAGCAGAACTGGATCGGCCGTTCCGAAGGCTTGCTGGTCCGCTGGCCGCTGGCTTCGGACGTTGCCGGCGAGCACGAGCTGGAGGTCTACACGACAAGGCCCGATACTATTTTCGGCGCCTCGTTCATGGCGATCGCCGCCGATCATCCGCTGGCCAGGAAGGCCGCCGAGAACAATCCGGCGCTGGCAAAGTTCATCGAGGAAGTCCGCCACATGGGCACCTCGGTGGCGGCGCTGGAAACCGCCGAGAAGAAGGGTTTCGATACCGGCATCCGCGTCGTCCATCCGTTCGACGACAGCTGGACGCTGCCTGTCTACGTCGCCAATTTCGTGCTGATGGAATACGGCACCGGCGCCATCTTCGGCTGCCCGGCGCATGACCAGCGCGACCTCGACTTCGCCAACAAATACGGCCTGTCGGTGGTGCCGGTGGTGATGCCGGAGGGCGAGAATCAGGCGACCTTCCAGATCATCGACGTGGCCTATGGCGACGACGGCGCGATGATCAATTCGCGCTTCCTCGACGAGATGAAGCCGAGCCAGGCTTTCGACGAGGTTGCCAGGCTGCTGGAACAGAAGACGATCGGCAACCGGCCGATGGCCGAGCGCAAGGTGAATTTCCGCCTGCGCGACTGGGGCATTTCGCGCCAGCGCTACTGGGGCTGCCCGATCCCGATGATCCATTGCGAGGATTGCGGCGTGGTGCCGGTGCCGAAGGCCGACCTGCCGGTCAAGCTGCCGGATGATGTCGAGTTCGACCGGCCGGGCAATCCGCTCGACCGGCATCCGACATGGCGCCATGTGAAATGTCCGCGGTGCGGTAAGGATGCGCGGCGCGAAACCGACACGATGGACACGTTCGTCGATTCGTCCTGGTATTTCGCCCGCTTCACCGCGCCCTGGGCGCATGAGCCGACCGACCCCAAGGCGGCGAACGAATGGCTGCCGGTCGACCAGTATATCGGCGGCATCGAGCACGCGATCCTGCACCTGCTCTATTCGCGCTTCTTCACCCGTGCCATGCGCGAGACCGGCCATGTCGATCTGGCCGAGCCGTTCAAGGGCCTGTTCACGCAAGGCATGGTCGTGCACGAGACCTACCGGGTCGGAGGCGCATCAAATGGCCGCTGGCTGGCGCCGAGCGAGGTGCGGCTTGAGGACGCGGAGGGCAAGCGCCGCGCCATCGAGATCGCCACCGGCGACGCGGTGGAGATCGGGCCGCTCGAGAAGATGTCGAAGTCGAAGAAGAACACGGTGAGCCCGGAAGAGATCACCGACGGCTACGGCGCCGACACGGCCCGCTGGTTCATGCTGTCGGACTCGCCGCCCGAGCGCGACGTGGAATGGACCGATGACGGTGCCGCCGGCGCGCACCGCTTCATGCAGCGCATCTGGCGCCTGGTGTCGACAGCGGCCGAATCACTTGCCGGAATCCGGCCGGCCGCAGCCAGGGAAGGCGAGGCCGGGGTGGTTTCCAAGGCCGCGCACAAGATGTTGAAAGCTGTCGGCGAGGATATCGAGAAGCTCGCCTTCAACCGTGCCATTGCTCGTGTCTACGAACTGGCCAATGCGCTGACGACACCGCTGAACGAGGTGGCGGAAGGCAAGGCCGATGCGGCGCTGAAAGGTGCCTGCCGCGAGGCGGTGGACATTCTCGTGCACCTGGTCGCGCCGGTCATGCCGCATCTGGCCGAGGAATGCTGGCACACACTTGGCGGCACAGATCTGGTCGCCGAGCGGCCGTGGCCGATCTACGACCCGTCGCTCATTGTCGACAGCGAGATCGTTCTGCCAGTTCAGGTCAACGGCAAGAAGCGTGGGGATTTGACAATTGCCCGCGACGCGGACCAAGGTGCGGTCGAAAAAGCGGTTCTCGCTCTCGACTTCGTGCAGAAAGCGCTCGAAGGTAAGGCACCGCGCAAGGTGATCATCGTCCCGCAGAGGATCGTCAATGTCGTTGCCTGA
- a CDS encoding primosomal protein N', with product MIEDSPFATAAPVLVPMPAERPYTYAVPEGMRVVPGSIVRVPLGPRQVAGIVWDGAVEKVDARKLRPIEQVFDCPPIDRAMRRFVDWVAQYTLSPPGMVARMLLRAPEAFDPEPWIEGLQRTLADPDRMTAARQRVLETAEGGLAWTRSGLAHAAGVSSTVIDGLRAQGVFETVMIPPRPVVAAPDPSYAVPELMPDQSAAAEMLRANVAAEIFNVALLDGVTGSGKTEVYFEAVAAALDRGSQVLILLPEIALTHAFLERFQQRFGAKPGEWHSDLPPRMRERVWRQVAEGTVRVVAGARSALFLPFKELGLIVVDEEHDPAYKQEDRVFYNARDMAVVRGHIGGFPVVLASATPSVESRVNASQGRYNRAVLSARFAEAALPHLKAIDMRRAPPARGGFLSPVLLDHVSRTLDKKEQSLLFLNRRGYAPLTLCRVCGHRFGCPVCSAWLVEHRFRGQLVCHHCGHNERRPEACPECGTLDHLVACGPGVERIAEEVVTHFPDARTIVLSSDIMGGVRRLRLELEAIANGEADIVIGTQLVAKGHNFPNMTLVGVVDADLGLANGDPRAAERTFQLLSQVTGRAGRTGKKSLGLLQTFQPDHPVMRAIISGDAEAFYEREIAERERAVLPPFGRLAGVIVSAASRAEAEGHARALRRTAPEASDLFVLGPAEAPLALLGGRHRFRLLIQGERRADMQGFIRTMLANGPKARGSVRVQVDIDPQSFL from the coding sequence ATGATCGAAGATTCGCCCTTTGCCACGGCCGCTCCCGTGCTCGTCCCCATGCCGGCCGAACGCCCCTATACCTACGCGGTGCCTGAAGGCATGCGCGTCGTGCCGGGCTCGATCGTGCGTGTGCCGCTTGGTCCGCGCCAGGTCGCCGGCATCGTCTGGGACGGTGCGGTTGAGAAGGTCGACGCCAGGAAATTGCGGCCGATCGAGCAGGTCTTCGACTGTCCGCCGATCGACCGTGCCATGCGCCGTTTCGTCGACTGGGTCGCGCAATACACGCTGTCGCCGCCCGGCATGGTGGCGCGCATGCTGCTGCGGGCACCGGAGGCCTTCGATCCCGAGCCCTGGATCGAAGGGCTGCAGCGCACGCTCGCCGATCCCGACCGGATGACCGCCGCAAGGCAGCGTGTGCTGGAGACGGCTGAAGGCGGGCTTGCGTGGACGCGATCGGGCCTGGCACATGCGGCTGGCGTGTCGTCGACCGTGATCGATGGACTGCGTGCGCAAGGTGTCTTCGAGACGGTGATGATCCCGCCACGCCCGGTGGTGGCGGCACCCGATCCGAGCTACGCCGTGCCGGAACTGATGCCCGACCAGAGCGCTGCGGCCGAGATGTTGCGCGCCAATGTCGCGGCCGAAATCTTCAATGTCGCGCTGCTCGACGGCGTGACGGGATCGGGCAAGACGGAAGTCTATTTCGAGGCGGTGGCCGCCGCGCTCGACCGGGGTAGCCAAGTGCTCATCCTGCTGCCGGAAATCGCGCTGACCCATGCCTTTCTTGAACGCTTCCAGCAGCGCTTCGGCGCCAAGCCAGGCGAATGGCATTCAGACCTGCCGCCGAGGATGCGCGAACGGGTCTGGCGGCAGGTGGCGGAAGGCACCGTGCGCGTTGTTGCCGGCGCCCGCTCGGCCCTGTTCCTGCCGTTCAAGGAGCTTGGCCTGATTGTAGTGGATGAGGAGCACGACCCCGCCTACAAGCAGGAGGACCGTGTCTTCTACAATGCGCGCGACATGGCGGTGGTGCGCGGCCACATCGGCGGCTTCCCGGTGGTGCTGGCATCGGCGACGCCATCCGTCGAAAGCCGGGTCAATGCCAGCCAGGGCCGATACAACAGGGCTGTTCTCTCCGCCCGTTTCGCCGAAGCGGCCCTGCCTCACCTGAAGGCGATCGACATGCGCCGCGCGCCACCGGCCCGCGGCGGATTCCTGTCGCCGGTGCTGCTCGACCATGTCAGCCGGACCCTGGACAAGAAGGAACAGTCGCTGCTGTTCCTCAACCGTCGCGGCTATGCGCCGTTGACGCTGTGCCGGGTCTGCGGCCATCGCTTCGGCTGCCCGGTCTGCTCGGCGTGGCTGGTCGAGCACCGCTTTCGCGGCCAGCTCGTCTGTCACCATTGCGGCCACAATGAGCGCCGCCCCGAAGCCTGTCCGGAATGCGGTACGCTCGATCATCTGGTGGCCTGCGGACCGGGCGTCGAGCGGATCGCCGAAGAGGTCGTCACGCATTTCCCGGATGCGCGCACGATCGTCTTGTCGTCCGATATCATGGGCGGCGTGCGGCGCCTCAGGTTGGAGCTCGAAGCCATCGCCAATGGCGAGGCGGACATCGTCATCGGCACGCAACTTGTCGCCAAGGGCCACAACTTCCCCAACATGACGCTGGTCGGCGTCGTCGATGCCGACCTCGGCCTTGCCAATGGCGACCCGCGCGCCGCCGAGCGGACTTTCCAGCTGCTCAGCCAGGTGACAGGCCGCGCCGGCCGTACGGGCAAGAAGAGCCTCGGCTTGCTGCAGACCTTCCAGCCGGACCACCCGGTGATGCGGGCGATCATCTCCGGCGACGCCGAAGCTTTCTACGAGCGCGAGATCGCCGAGCGCGAACGGGCGGTGCTGCCGCCGTTCGGCCGGCTGGCCGGCGTGATCGTGAGTGCCGCGAGCCGCGCCGAGGCTGAAGGCCATGCGCGCGCGCTGCGGCGCACGGCGCCCGAGGCCTCCGACCTGTTCGTGCTGGGCCCGGCGGAGGCGCCGTTGGCATTGCTCGGCGGACGCCATCGCTTTCGCCTGCTGATCCAGGGCGAGCGTCGCGCCGACATGCAAGGCTTCATACGGACGATGCTGGCCAACGGTCCGAAGGCGCGCGGCTCGGTCAGGGTGCAGGTAGACATCGATCCGCAGAGTTTTCTTTGA
- the fsa gene encoding fructose-6-phosphate aldolase has translation MKFFVDTADVKDIRELNDLGLLDGVTTNPSLILKSGGKIAEVTKQICDIVKGPVSAEVTATEYSEMMQQAKVLAKIADNVCIKVPLTLDGLKACKTIRTEMNRMVNVTLCFSANQALLAAKAGASFISPFVGRIDDTGIDGMELIQEIRQIYDNYDFQTEILVASVRTVNHVKQAALIGADVATVPAATLKALVKHPLTDKGLEQFLADWAKTGQTIA, from the coding sequence ATGAAATTTTTTGTCGACACCGCCGATGTCAAGGACATCCGTGAACTGAACGACCTGGGACTGCTCGATGGCGTCACCACCAATCCGTCGCTGATCCTGAAATCCGGCGGCAAGATCGCCGAGGTCACCAAGCAGATCTGCGACATCGTCAAGGGCCCGGTTTCGGCCGAAGTGACCGCCACCGAATATTCGGAGATGATGCAGCAGGCCAAGGTGCTGGCCAAGATCGCCGACAATGTCTGCATCAAGGTGCCGTTGACGCTCGACGGGCTGAAGGCCTGCAAGACGATCCGCACCGAGATGAACCGCATGGTCAACGTCACGCTCTGCTTCTCGGCCAACCAGGCGCTGCTGGCGGCCAAGGCCGGCGCGTCCTTCATCTCGCCCTTCGTCGGCCGCATCGACGATACCGGCATCGACGGCATGGAGCTGATCCAGGAAATCCGGCAGATCTACGACAATTACGATTTCCAGACCGAGATCCTCGTCGCTTCGGTGCGCACCGTGAACCATGTCAAGCAGGCGGCGCTGATCGGCGCCGATGTCGCGACCGTGCCGGCGGCAACGCTGAAGGCGCTGGTCAAGCACCCGCTGACGGACAAGGGGCTGGAGCAGTTCCTTGCCGACTGGGCAAAGACCGGCCAGACGATCGCCTGA
- a CDS encoding aldo/keto reductase, with amino-acid sequence MRYNQLGNTGMFVSELCLGTMTFGAAGQNAQWGLIASLDQKGVNEIVARSIAAGVNFFDTADVYSFGESERLLGQSLRDLGVARSNVVIATKVHGAMGEGPNQRGSSRGHIMDSVDASLERLQLDHIDLYQLHGTDTVTPIDETLRALDDLVASGKVRYVGVSNWAAWRIAKALGIADRKGFARFETIQSYYSIAGRDLEREIVPLLNEEKLGLMVWSPLAGGLLSGKYGPGAPGNGEGRRASFNFPPVNEDRAWAAVAVMREIAQKHDVSVATVALGYVLAKPFVMSVIIGASRMEQLEQNLAATQLKLDTDDLVRLDEVSALPAEYPGWMLERQAAGRRPAPFTPKA; translated from the coding sequence ATGCGTTACAATCAGCTTGGAAACACGGGTATGTTCGTATCCGAACTTTGCCTGGGTACCATGACCTTCGGCGCCGCAGGCCAGAACGCCCAATGGGGCCTGATCGCCAGCCTCGACCAGAAGGGCGTCAACGAGATCGTTGCCCGCTCCATTGCCGCCGGCGTCAATTTCTTCGACACGGCCGACGTCTATTCCTTCGGCGAGTCGGAGCGCCTGCTCGGCCAGTCGCTCAGGGATCTCGGCGTCGCCCGGTCGAACGTGGTCATCGCTACCAAGGTCCACGGCGCCATGGGCGAAGGCCCGAACCAGCGCGGCTCGTCGCGCGGCCACATCATGGATTCGGTCGACGCCAGCCTGGAGCGCCTGCAGCTCGACCATATCGACCTCTACCAGCTCCACGGCACCGACACGGTGACGCCCATCGACGAGACCTTGCGGGCGCTGGACGACCTCGTTGCCAGCGGCAAGGTCCGCTATGTCGGCGTTTCCAACTGGGCGGCGTGGCGCATCGCCAAGGCGCTCGGCATTGCCGACCGCAAGGGCTTTGCCCGTTTCGAGACCATCCAGTCCTACTACTCGATCGCCGGCCGCGACCTCGAACGCGAGATCGTGCCGCTGCTCAATGAGGAGAAGCTTGGGCTGATGGTGTGGTCGCCGCTGGCGGGCGGCCTGCTGTCCGGCAAATACGGACCTGGCGCGCCCGGCAATGGCGAAGGCCGCCGCGCTTCCTTCAACTTCCCACCGGTCAACGAGGACCGTGCCTGGGCGGCCGTCGCGGTGATGCGCGAGATCGCGCAAAAGCACGATGTGAGCGTCGCCACGGTGGCGCTCGGCTATGTGCTGGCGAAGCCCTTCGTCATGAGCGTGATCATCGGAGCCAGCCGCATGGAACAACTCGAGCAGAACCTTGCTGCCACCCAGTTGAAGCTCGACACTGACGACCTCGTGCGTCTCGACGAGGTCAGCGCCCTGCCGGCCGAATATCCCGGATGGATGCTCGAACGTCAGGCGGCGGGCCGGCGTCCGGCGCCGTTCACCCCGAAAGCATAG
- a CDS encoding YggS family pyridoxal phosphate-dependent enzyme, producing MGDAVQQFFAVKARIAAAEREAAREADAVTLVAVSKTFDAADIQPVIEAGQRVFGENRVQEAQGKWPELKDAFPDIELHLIGPLQSNKAKEAVALFDVIETIDREKIAAELAKEIIRQGRAPKLYVQVNTGSEPQKAGIEPREAVAFVARCRDVHGLAIEGLMCIPPADENPGPHFALLEKLAREAGVAKLSMGMSGDYETAIAFGATSVRVGSAIFGSR from the coding sequence ATGGGCGACGCCGTTCAGCAGTTTTTCGCGGTCAAGGCAAGGATCGCCGCCGCCGAGCGCGAGGCGGCTCGCGAAGCCGATGCGGTGACGCTGGTCGCGGTTTCCAAGACCTTTGACGCCGCCGACATCCAGCCGGTGATCGAGGCCGGTCAGCGCGTCTTCGGCGAGAACCGCGTGCAGGAAGCGCAAGGCAAATGGCCGGAGCTGAAGGACGCATTCCCGGATATCGAGCTGCATCTGATCGGCCCGTTACAGTCGAACAAGGCGAAGGAAGCGGTGGCGCTGTTCGATGTCATCGAGACGATTGATCGCGAAAAGATCGCCGCCGAACTCGCCAAGGAGATCATCCGGCAGGGCCGCGCGCCAAAACTCTATGTCCAGGTTAACACCGGCTCCGAGCCGCAGAAGGCCGGCATCGAGCCGCGCGAAGCCGTCGCCTTCGTCGCCCGCTGCCGCGACGTGCACGGCCTCGCGATAGAAGGCCTGATGTGCATCCCGCCGGCGGATGAGAACCCAGGACCGCATTTCGCCTTGCTGGAAAAGCTTGCGCGGGAGGCCGGCGTCGCGAAACTGTCGATGGGCATGTCGGGCGACTACGAGACGGCGATCGCCTTCGGCGCCACCAGCGTTAGGGTCGGCTCGGCGATTTTCGGCAGTCGATAG
- a CDS encoding AGROH133_08824 family phage infection protein gives MDFTFPWPMSQGEWAAWSSAAVTLVFGLLMFLAPRLGFKIMRLQPIPAKPEAIAEGRAAMAGFYLGVGICAILLAQPLIYMTLGFCWLFSAFGRLLGMMSDGANTPYNWVSVVIELALAVPPLAFAFGFLP, from the coding sequence ATGGATTTTACCTTTCCGTGGCCGATGAGCCAGGGCGAGTGGGCGGCATGGTCAAGTGCCGCCGTCACGCTTGTCTTCGGCCTGCTGATGTTCCTGGCGCCGCGCCTTGGGTTCAAGATCATGCGGCTGCAACCCATCCCGGCGAAGCCGGAGGCGATTGCCGAGGGTCGTGCGGCCATGGCAGGTTTTTATCTCGGCGTCGGCATCTGCGCGATATTGCTGGCCCAGCCGCTTATCTACATGACGCTGGGCTTCTGCTGGCTGTTCTCGGCCTTTGGCCGCCTGCTAGGAATGATGTCGGATGGAGCCAACACGCCCTACAACTGGGTTTCGGTGGTGATCGAACTTGCGCTGGCCGTGCCGCCGCTGGCCTTCGCCTTCGGCTTTCTGCCCTGA
- a CDS encoding LysR family transcriptional regulator — protein sequence MARPDINRSGEIEVFVRVVEAGSFSAAARALRMTPSAVSKLIARLEARLGARLVSRSTRKLQLTPEGTAFYDNGVRILADMAAAEREAAAGAAPRGRLRVNSYVPFGVHRLIPLLPDFLERYPEISVDLVLTDSVIDLMAERADVAIRAGPLGESRLVARKLGQGPVVVVAAPSYLEKHGTPQTPADLDSHNRMGFGFVRHLDGWPFLGAAGNAVIVPINGNTLVSDGEAMRLMTLAGAGISRLARWHVADDIAAGRLVPLLDAFNPGDEEATHAVYVGQGRHLPARVRAFLDFLVETVRLT from the coding sequence ATGGCCAGGCCCGACATCAACCGTTCCGGCGAGATCGAAGTGTTTGTCCGCGTCGTCGAGGCGGGCAGCTTCTCTGCCGCGGCGCGCGCATTGCGGATGACGCCGTCGGCGGTGAGCAAGCTGATCGCGCGGCTGGAAGCCCGACTCGGCGCCCGATTGGTCAGCCGCTCGACGCGCAAGCTGCAACTGACGCCGGAAGGGACGGCGTTTTATGACAATGGGGTGCGCATCCTTGCCGACATGGCTGCGGCCGAGCGTGAGGCGGCCGCGGGTGCGGCGCCGCGTGGACGGTTGCGCGTCAACAGCTACGTGCCCTTTGGAGTGCACAGGCTGATCCCGCTCCTGCCTGATTTCCTCGAACGCTATCCCGAGATTTCGGTTGATCTGGTGCTGACCGACAGTGTCATCGACCTGATGGCGGAACGTGCTGACGTCGCCATCCGTGCCGGGCCACTTGGCGAATCGCGACTGGTGGCGCGCAAGCTCGGGCAAGGCCCGGTCGTCGTGGTCGCTGCGCCCTCCTACCTCGAAAAGCACGGCACACCGCAGACGCCGGCCGATCTCGACAGCCATAATCGCATGGGCTTCGGCTTCGTCAGGCATCTCGACGGCTGGCCGTTCCTCGGCGCGGCCGGTAATGCTGTCATAGTCCCGATCAACGGCAACACGCTGGTCAGCGATGGCGAGGCGATGCGGCTGATGACGCTGGCAGGCGCCGGAATCTCCCGGCTGGCTCGCTGGCATGTGGCCGATGATATTGCGGCCGGTCGGTTGGTGCCGCTGCTGGATGCGTTCAATCCCGGCGACGAGGAGGCCACGCACGCGGTCTATGTCGGCCAGGGCCGGCACCTGCCGGCGCGCGTGCGCGCCTTTCTGGATTTTCTGGTCGAGACTGTACGGCTGACCTGA
- a CDS encoding F0F1 ATP synthase subunit delta codes for MAQTSSPISGVAERYAGSLFELARQANSIAKVEADLNSFEAMLEGSADLTRLINSPVFSSEDQAKAIAAIADKAGITGLAGNFLRVVAQNRRLFAVPGMIKAFRQIAAEARGETTADVTSAHELTAAQQTELKAALKSVAGKDVAITVTVDPSLLGGLVVKMGSRQIDTSLKTKLNSLKLALKEVG; via the coding sequence GTGGCTCAAACGTCATCGCCAATCTCAGGTGTTGCAGAACGCTATGCGGGTTCGCTGTTCGAACTCGCCCGGCAGGCAAATTCGATCGCCAAGGTCGAGGCTGACCTCAACAGTTTCGAAGCGATGCTGGAAGGCAGCGCGGACCTTACCCGCCTGATCAACAGCCCGGTGTTCTCCAGCGAGGACCAGGCCAAGGCCATCGCGGCCATTGCCGACAAGGCTGGCATCACCGGCCTCGCCGGTAATTTCCTGCGCGTCGTCGCCCAGAACCGGCGGTTGTTCGCCGTGCCCGGCATGATCAAGGCGTTCCGCCAGATCGCCGCCGAAGCCCGTGGCGAGACCACCGCTGATGTCACGTCGGCACATGAGCTGACGGCGGCCCAGCAAACAGAACTGAAGGCCGCGCTGAAAAGCGTTGCCGGCAAGGACGTGGCGATCACCGTCACCGTCGATCCGTCGCTGCTCGGCGGGCTGGTGGTGAAGATGGGCTCGCGCCAGATCGACACGTCACTCAAAACCAAACTCAATTCGCTCAAGCTTGCACTGAAAGAGGTCGGCTGA